From Phyllopteryx taeniolatus isolate TA_2022b chromosome 18, UOR_Ptae_1.2, whole genome shotgun sequence, the proteins below share one genomic window:
- the LOC133468375 gene encoding uncharacterized protein LOC133468375 isoform X1: MEGQKEEHQSCSECVDCYRSMGPLIPFIEAIGELFTALQKHKNRKGRMPDGLLSAVCPGVLCVDFGQDKNKFVFGDITRLTYTRGGLQSTKEATPDFLSPTFANLLSFFPPELLTGAATAVFSVWRRRRRHRGKRAGIQVKLRNTGYRLAFQSIHLANERSLPNKMDELHLLMKSSKDFGRSAAMFFTETLLCEAIPDGAVMLPGFHLHLADRIMELTGKT; encoded by the exons ATGGAGGGCCAAAAGGAGGAGCATCAATCTTGCAGTGAATGTGTAG ATTGTTATAGGTCTATGGGTCCACTCATACCTTTCATTGAGGCTATCGGAGAGTTGTTCACTGCTCTGCAAAAACACAAGAACAGAAAAGGGAGGATGCCTGATGGG CTCCTGTCTGCTGTCTGTCCAGGAGTACTTTGTGTGGACTTCGGCCAGGATAAGAATAAG ttcgtctttggagacattacacgactcacttacacaaggggaggcTTGCAAAGCaccaaggaggctactccggactttctttcaccaactttcgcaaatctgctcagttttttcccccccgagttactcaccggagcggcgacCGCGGTCTTCAGCGtatggaggcgaaggcgacgccacagagggaagcgagccggtatccaggtgaaactccgcaacaCAGGATACAGACTGGCGTTTCAgtccatccacctcgcgaatgaaCGGTCCTTACCCaataaaatggacgagcttcatcttctgatgaagtccagtaaagactttggacgttccgccgccatgttcTTTACGGAGACTTTGCTTTGTGAGGCtatacccgatggcgccgtcatgcttccgggcttTCATCTTCACCTAGCAGACCGCATCATGGAGTTAACGGGGAAAACatag
- the LOC133468374 gene encoding protein FAM177A1-like isoform X5 translates to MADVPLYLTNVCVSVGQDVDVERSYQIQSPKTTTEFERVELGDKQRRHSREKTPRRIIHFSSGETIEEYSTDEEEEDKEPERKDLLSSSADAVRSKMTWGPYFLFHMWRAATSTLSACDYLGERMASLFGITSAKYQYAIDEYYKMKKEEKEENRLSEEAEHSFDQSHFAEGDGPITRTELPTASPDVTYQIQNEIEAPPGARVVPAIVTAN, encoded by the exons ATGGCCGATGTACCGTTGTATTTAACGAACGTCTGCGTGTCCGTGGGGCAGGATGTGGACGTGGAACGG TCTTATCAGATTCAGAGTCCGAAGACAACCACGGAATTTGAGAGGGTTGAGCTGGGCGACAAACAGAGACGGCACAGCAGGGAGAAGACCCCTCGAAGGATCATCCATTTCTCCAGCGGGGAGACCATTGAGGAGTACAGTACcgatgaagaggaggaagacaagGAGCCAGAGAGGAAGGACCTGCTCTCCTCTTCTGCTGATGCGGTGAGG TCAAAGATGACTTGGGGTCCGTATTTCTTGTTCCACATGTGGAGAGCTGCAACATCAACCTTATCAG CATGTGATTACCTGGGGGAGAGGATGGCCTCCCTCTTTGGGATAACATCCGCCAAATATCAGTATGCCATTGATGAAtactacaaaatgaagaaagaG gagaaggaggaaaaCCGACTGTCAGAAGAGGCCGAACATTCCTTTGACCAGTCACATTTTGCGGAAGGAGACGGGCCAATCACCAGGACAGAACTTCCTACTGCATCGCCTGATGTAACCTACCAGattcaaaatgaaattgaggCACCTCCAGGCGCCAGGGTAGTCCCAGCTATTGTCACAGCAAACTAA